Proteins from one Pseudomonadota bacterium genomic window:
- a CDS encoding DoxX family membrane protein, which produces MLAEHQLPNHEALTLLARILFTLLFILSGVTHFSNVPSYVGLMHESIPYREFWVLVSGAVELAGAGMILFNWRPRLGAWLIIIFLIPVTIVVHGYEMLHAEGEAMRIVQRASFYKGIALMGAALMVTQLGVTHRAAKPSTG; this is translated from the coding sequence ATGCTTGCAGAACATCAGCTCCCCAATCATGAAGCTCTCACGCTTCTCGCCCGCATTTTGTTCACACTGCTGTTCATCCTGTCGGGCGTTACCCACTTTTCCAACGTGCCCAGCTACGTCGGCCTCATGCACGAGTCGATCCCATACCGAGAGTTTTGGGTACTTGTCTCCGGCGCCGTCGAGCTCGCCGGGGCGGGGATGATCCTCTTCAATTGGCGGCCGCGCCTTGGCGCCTGGCTGATCATCATCTTCCTGATACCGGTGACCATCGTCGTTCACGGCTACGAGATGCTCCACGCCGAAGGGGAGGCAATGCGCATCGTGCAGCGGGCATCCTTCTACAAGGGAATCGCTCTTATGGGCGCGGCCCTGATGGTCACACAGCTCGGGGTCACCCATCGCGCTGCCAAGCCGTCGACGGGCTGA
- a CDS encoding serine hydrolase, translating into MLRTVLFFLPLVAATARADYDYFAANRTLIRNGVQAVLTCNGLFTSQRSLQQVFAQELAYLGDRRLGDAQGGPYDIHLQERAVTVGGQAHGPAITAAFREGVGCVVMAPGMGLDDIHELPELPLPYPSDDPGTTPWPQGDLISEPLSSDADVDAQALAASATWAFDRDSDEQDTISLLVVHRGRLILERYAEGFDRTTRTRTWSTAKSIAVTLIGMQVDAGAMSLDGSLGLEWLPRIPEPKTLVTAPAPDPRQAITLRHVLNMSSGLDPVDSYGREYATGSGLAYWAGASSVEGMRERGLIRAPGTHWDYENYDTLLAVYSFKRSLPDEQSYHDFPRLRLLDKLGMRNTLLSVDRFGDFILSSQVYTNARDLARFGLLYLQGGVWEGERLLSSAWIDFVRTPAPAAAVRGNDYGGQWWLVPDNRKGEVPADAYSTAGNRGQYVIVVPSHDLVIVRRGLDFGRQGFDRWSLTREVLKAIPAATVQRATAAPTLGEP; encoded by the coding sequence GTGTTGCGCACCGTCCTATTTTTCCTGCCCTTAGTCGCCGCCACGGCGCGAGCGGACTACGACTACTTCGCCGCCAATCGCACGCTAATTCGCAACGGCGTGCAGGCCGTGCTCACGTGCAACGGGCTGTTCACCTCGCAACGCAGTCTGCAGCAAGTGTTCGCCCAGGAGCTCGCCTACCTCGGCGATAGGCGTCTTGGCGACGCGCAGGGCGGCCCCTACGACATTCACCTTCAAGAGCGAGCCGTCACGGTGGGCGGGCAGGCGCACGGCCCGGCCATCACCGCCGCCTTCCGCGAGGGCGTCGGCTGTGTGGTCATGGCACCTGGGATGGGCTTGGACGACATCCACGAACTCCCTGAACTGCCCCTGCCCTACCCCAGCGATGACCCAGGCACCACGCCGTGGCCGCAGGGCGATCTGATCAGCGAACCCCTGTCATCTGATGCCGATGTGGATGCGCAAGCCCTAGCGGCATCGGCGACGTGGGCCTTCGATCGCGACAGCGACGAGCAAGACACGATCAGCCTGCTGGTCGTGCACCGAGGTCGGCTCATCCTAGAGCGCTACGCAGAGGGCTTCGACCGCACCACGCGAACACGCACCTGGTCGACGGCGAAGAGCATCGCCGTGACCCTAATCGGCATGCAGGTAGACGCCGGTGCCATGTCGCTCGATGGGAGCTTGGGCCTTGAGTGGCTGCCTCGTATTCCCGAGCCAAAGACGCTAGTCACGGCGCCGGCACCGGATCCCCGCCAAGCGATCACCCTGCGTCACGTATTGAATATGTCGAGTGGCCTGGACCCGGTAGACAGCTACGGCAGGGAGTACGCCACCGGCTCGGGCCTTGCGTACTGGGCGGGGGCTAGCTCTGTCGAGGGCATGCGCGAGCGCGGCCTGATACGTGCGCCAGGCACCCATTGGGACTACGAAAACTACGATACGCTCCTCGCCGTCTACAGCTTCAAGCGCAGCCTGCCGGACGAGCAAAGCTACCACGATTTTCCGCGCCTTCGCCTACTGGATAAGCTAGGTATGCGCAATACGTTGCTCTCAGTCGATCGCTTTGGCGACTTTATCCTCAGCAGCCAGGTGTACACCAACGCCCGAGATCTCGCCCGCTTTGGCTTGCTCTATCTGCAGGGCGGTGTTTGGGAGGGGGAGCGCCTGCTCTCCTCCGCGTGGATCGACTTCGTACGTACACCAGCCCCAGCCGCTGCAGTACGCGGCAACGACTACGGCGGGCAGTGGTGGTTGGTCCCCGACAATCGCAAGGGTGAGGTGCCGGCCGATGCCTACAGCACGGCAGGCAACCGCGGCCAGTACGTGATCGTGGTGCCAAGCCACGACCTGGTGATCGTCCGCCGCGGACTGGACTTCGGGCGCCAGGGCTTTGATCGCTGGAGCCTCACCCGCGAGGTGCTGAAGGCGATTCCGGCGGCAACCGTCCAGCGAGCAACCGCCGCCCCAACGCTCGGAGAACCGTGA